The sequence below is a genomic window from Desulfomicrobium macestii.
CACCCGTTATCTGGCCTCGGCCTGATCTCATGACCGATGATTCCAATCCGCGCTGGCTGGACTGGGCGCGGGAGATTCAATCCCTGGCCCAGACGGGCCTGGCTTTTACCAAGAGCCACTACGACCAGCTCTCTTTCGGCCGTCTGTCCGACATCGCGGCCGAAATTCTGGCGGAACACTCCCAGCTTGAAGCTTCCGCAGTCAAACGCGCCTTCTCCCTGGAACCCGGTTACGCCACTCCCAAGGTCGACGTGCGTGCCGCGGTGATCCGTGACGGGCATATCCTGCTCGTGCGGGAGAGCGCTGACGGCAGGTGGGCCATGCCCGGAGGCTGGGCCGATGTGGGCGATCGTCCTTCGCAGACGGCCGAGCGCGAGGCCCTGGAAGAGAGCGGATTCGTGGTGCGGGCCACGAAGCTTGTCGCCGCGTTCGACGC
It includes:
- a CDS encoding NUDIX hydrolase: MTDDSNPRWLDWAREIQSLAQTGLAFTKSHYDQLSFGRLSDIAAEILAEHSQLEASAVKRAFSLEPGYATPKVDVRAAVIRDGHILLVRESADGRWAMPGGWADVGDRPSQTAEREALEESGFVVRATKLVAAFDANRGKKASMFFHAVKLIFLCELLGGEARGSMETLEVDFFDFDNLPPLSEQRTNQRHLEEIRAHLRDPLRPAAFD